Below is a window of Leisingera sp. S132 DNA.
GCTATCCCCGCGGCTGGCCACACTGGATGGGCTGGAGCGGGTGGTGCGGACCGGGAGTTTTTCAAAAACCCTCTCGGCCTCGTTGCGCTGCGGCTACATTGCCGCCCGCGGCAGCTGGATCGAGGCGCTGACCGACCTGCAGGTTGCGGTGAATTTCAGCGGCCCCAGCCCGATGGTGGCGGAACTGCTGCACACAGTGCTGACGGATGGCAGCTGCCGCAAGCATCTGGAGGCCCTGCGCCACCGGCTGAGCCGCTGCCGGGCTGAGGCGCAGGTGCGGCTGGCGGAGCTTGGGATCCGACCCTGGGTGCAGCCGCGCGGCGGTTTCTACCTGTGGAGCGAGCTGCCGGGCGGGATGGATGCGGCGGTGCTTGCGCGTGCCGCCCTGCAGGAGGGGATGGTTCTGGCGCCCGGCAATGTGTTCAGCGTGTCGCAAGGCAAGGCGCCGTTCATGCGGTTCAACGTGAGTCAGATGCAGGACAGCGCCTGCTGGCAGACCCTGGCGCGGCTGCTCGAAACCGAGGGCGGTGCTGCCGCTGGCTGGAAAGGCGCTGGCTGATAGCCTGCCTGCAGTGCGGCCGGCGCTGGCCCTGTTAGCCGTAGTCGAGCTTGGACTGCGCGATCAGTGCTTGGGCCGAGGCGCGGGTTTCGTAGTTTTCGAGGAAAACAAGGTCATGCACTCTGCTGGCCTCCTCGATCCGCCTCAAGTCCTCTGTCAGGGCGCGGTCGTAGAGTTCGGCCGGAGTGCTGCTGCGCCCCCTTACCTCGAATTGGGATCCGAGCACAGCCACCTGCTGGCCGCTGCGCATCAGCTTGGCCAAAAAGACCAGATTCAGAAACCTGCTGCCGTCCTTGCGGTGGTTCACCAGCAGGAAACGCGCCTGCCCGG
It encodes the following:
- a CDS encoding PAS domain-containing protein — encoded protein: MPAFFNDHSGFDALLSIFGRSSVALTLADSTQPDSPLTGVNSAFCTLTGYGADEVLGRNCRFLQPQGGAGPVRERMREFLTDPAAGQARFLLVNHRKDGSRFLNLVFLAKLMRSGQQVAVLGSQFEVRGRSSTPAELYDRALTEDLRRIEEASRVHDLVFLENYETRASAQALIAQSKLDYG